In Streptomyces sp. NBC_00414, a single window of DNA contains:
- a CDS encoding potassium-transporting ATPase subunit C, with the protein MNNSVTNTARLLGAGLRALLVLTVVCGVIYPLAVTGVAQAFFNTKANGSEITSGGKVVGSSLIGQQGYGLDYFQPRPAEGLGENSVNTQYKLILSGATNRSGDNAELITWVKEAKAKVVKDNSTADYKVRPSQVPADAVTSSGSGLDPDISPAYADLQVHRVAERNDLSVAQVRHLVHRYTDGRTLGFMGEPRVNVLELNTALKDLTKG; encoded by the coding sequence ATGAACAACTCGGTCACGAACACCGCACGGCTGCTGGGCGCGGGGCTGCGTGCCCTGCTGGTCCTCACCGTGGTCTGCGGAGTGATCTACCCCCTCGCCGTGACGGGCGTCGCCCAGGCCTTCTTCAACACGAAGGCCAACGGGTCGGAGATCACGTCGGGCGGCAAGGTCGTCGGCTCGTCGCTGATCGGCCAGCAGGGCTACGGCCTCGACTACTTCCAGCCCAGGCCCGCCGAAGGACTGGGCGAGAACTCGGTCAACACCCAGTACAAGCTGATCCTCTCGGGCGCCACCAACCGCTCCGGCGACAACGCCGAACTGATCACATGGGTGAAGGAGGCGAAGGCGAAGGTCGTCAAGGACAACTCGACGGCCGACTACAAGGTCAGGCCGTCCCAGGTCCCCGCGGACGCGGTGACGTCCTCCGGATCCGGCCTGGACCCGGACATCTCCCCGGCGTACGCAGACCTCCAGGTGCACCGGGTCGCCGAACGCAACGACCTGTCCGTGGCCCAGGTCCGCCATCTCGTGCACAGGTACACCGACGGCCGCACGCTCGGCTTCATGGGCGAGCCCCGGGTGAACGTCCTGGAACTCAACACCGCGCTGAAGGATCTGACCAAGGGCTGA
- a CDS encoding sensor histidine kinase has protein sequence MTRTGFVHQALCYGSDEDFVDGALTFTLDGLEADDTVLAALAPRNIGLLGQALGHRCEEVEFVDAEDWYGCPSRTLGRYDAYCAEHDTDAAGRPSRVRIIGEPIWPGRGEFETREWMRYESLLNVAFADTGHWILCPYDARALSAEVVCSASRTHPELALGARETAASACYADPADFYAECDAARPRGLPAGRDDIPFGRDRSAHVRHALRSYARDLGVPEQRMHDMVAAVHEVVVNSVRHGGGRGILRLRDDVEYVICEVSDVGARPPNPAPPFPGHLPPDRRAVNGHGMWVVRQLSDLLTETLDPAGSIVRLYFKKSVAV, from the coding sequence ATGACCCGTACGGGGTTCGTCCACCAGGCGCTGTGCTACGGGTCGGACGAGGACTTCGTCGACGGCGCCCTCACGTTCACCCTCGACGGCCTGGAGGCCGACGACACCGTGCTCGCCGCTCTCGCGCCCCGGAACATCGGCCTCCTCGGCCAGGCGCTCGGCCACCGCTGCGAGGAGGTGGAGTTCGTCGACGCCGAGGACTGGTACGGCTGCCCGTCCCGCACCCTGGGCCGCTACGACGCCTACTGCGCGGAGCACGACACGGACGCGGCCGGCCGACCTTCCCGGGTCCGGATCATCGGCGAGCCCATCTGGCCGGGCCGCGGGGAATTCGAGACACGTGAGTGGATGCGCTACGAGTCACTGCTCAACGTGGCCTTCGCGGACACCGGCCACTGGATCCTCTGTCCGTACGACGCCCGTGCCCTGTCGGCCGAAGTGGTGTGCTCGGCGTCCCGCACCCACCCCGAACTCGCCCTGGGGGCACGGGAGACGGCGGCCAGCGCATGCTATGCGGATCCCGCCGACTTCTATGCCGAGTGCGACGCGGCACGGCCCCGCGGGCTGCCCGCCGGCCGCGACGACATCCCCTTCGGCCGCGACCGCTCGGCGCACGTACGGCACGCGCTGCGCAGCTACGCGCGTGACCTGGGAGTGCCCGAGCAGCGGATGCACGACATGGTCGCCGCGGTGCACGAGGTGGTCGTCAACTCCGTGCGCCACGGGGGCGGCCGGGGGATTCTGCGGCTGCGCGACGACGTCGAGTACGTGATCTGCGAGGTCTCCGACGTCGGTGCGCGGCCGCCGAACCCGGCGCCGCCCTTTCCCGGACATCTGCCGCCGGACCGCCGGGCCGTGAACGGCCACGGGATGTGGGTGGTGCGTCAGTTGAGCGACCTGCTCACGGAGACGCTCGACCCGGCGGGCTCGATCGTGCGCCTGTACTTCAAGAAGTCGGTGGCCGTGTGA
- a CDS encoding TetR/AcrR family transcriptional regulator, with the protein MMSDGLRERSKARRREAIVRAAYELFADRGFEATTIADIAAAAEVSPRTVTLYFPSKLELAMSEFDSVTDQIRTAVHEREAGVTILDALEHWLRGQLTRRSDLADLADQVLELNPQLRAAAEARLTEVIQYGAQILAEEQGSSPDDFGPRMASAAAAAVISEVCYRPQEAHIDTAIAFLRAGLATLPPGPAS; encoded by the coding sequence ATGATGAGTGACGGCCTACGGGAACGCAGCAAGGCGCGGCGCCGGGAGGCGATCGTCCGGGCGGCCTACGAGCTGTTCGCCGACCGCGGGTTCGAGGCGACGACGATCGCCGACATCGCGGCGGCGGCGGAGGTCTCCCCCCGTACGGTGACGTTGTACTTCCCGTCCAAGCTGGAGCTGGCGATGTCGGAGTTCGACTCCGTCACCGACCAGATCAGGACCGCCGTGCACGAGCGGGAGGCGGGTGTGACGATCCTGGACGCGCTGGAGCACTGGCTGCGCGGTCAGCTCACCCGGCGCAGCGACCTGGCCGATCTCGCCGACCAGGTGCTGGAGCTCAATCCGCAGCTGCGCGCGGCCGCCGAGGCGCGACTGACGGAGGTCATCCAGTACGGCGCGCAGATCCTCGCCGAGGAGCAGGGCAGCTCTCCCGACGACTTCGGACCGCGGATGGCGTCGGCCGCCGCGGCCGCGGTGATCAGCGAGGTGTGCTACCGGCCGCAGGAGGCCCACATCGACACGGCGATCGCTTTCCTGCGTGCCGGACTCGCGACACTGCCGCCCGGCCCGGCCTCCTGA
- a CDS encoding ATP-binding protein, whose product MGASVRSGRSGNLPAESNPFVGRRSELARIASLLESTRLLTLTGPGGVGKSRLALRAAHAAQAAFPGGVWLVELSDLQNPDLLTNAVAEATRLTEQTLRPLLVAVCEHLDDGPLLLVLDTCEHVLAECGRVVQELLANVTELRVLATSRQPLGVPGEHLLSVTPLPLGEHADAVALFTARASAAVPSFTLTDTNRADVAAVCTRLDGIPLALELAAVRLRGFPLDRLLRGLDSRFDLLVSPARPRLARHQTLRTAIGWSHELCTPLERLLWARLSVFAGGWDVEAAEFVCHGGPLDAEEILTLLASLTEKSIVTRENDSVAGRYRMLDTIRTFGADWLAGLGEQDAVRARHLDYFRWIARQGEAEWLGPGQRMWAERLSVEHANLRIALEESLAAPEPEPALELTGTLWYFWFACGFADEGRGYLERALRRAPESAPGHALATWTHRLVTVVPDDVDAAESVSAAYVWLAQERRLPVAALPLTGASLAVRGESARSALLYGSRTQGPGGGGGAEFFQLLTLAVQAYLLAGQGAFERCAVVAERLRVNCAKRGELWMRAWGDFFVALAGIGLGRPEEALRSAREALAAKWRVHDRLGAAAVADLLIAAEAAAGEPERAARLLGVGTRLWYTAGLPQLGDIETTVFRREYARHLRAALGDTGFAEAVREGRGLGPEEAIRLALDGVLDEADL is encoded by the coding sequence ATGGGCGCCTCGGTACGCAGCGGCAGAAGCGGCAATCTGCCCGCCGAGTCCAATCCCTTCGTCGGCCGCAGGTCCGAACTCGCCCGAATCGCGAGCCTGTTGGAATCCACCCGCCTCCTGACCCTCACCGGACCCGGAGGCGTCGGAAAGTCCCGGCTGGCACTGCGGGCCGCACACGCCGCGCAGGCCGCGTTCCCCGGCGGGGTCTGGCTGGTGGAACTCTCCGACCTGCAGAACCCGGACCTCCTCACGAACGCGGTGGCGGAGGCGACCCGGCTGACCGAGCAGACGCTCCGCCCGCTCCTGGTGGCGGTGTGCGAACACCTCGACGACGGGCCCCTGCTGCTCGTCCTGGACACCTGTGAGCACGTCCTCGCCGAGTGCGGCCGTGTCGTGCAGGAACTCCTCGCGAACGTAACGGAGTTACGCGTCCTGGCCACCAGCCGTCAGCCGCTGGGCGTGCCCGGTGAGCATCTGCTCTCGGTGACACCGCTGCCGCTCGGCGAGCACGCCGACGCGGTGGCGCTGTTCACGGCCCGCGCCTCCGCCGCCGTGCCGTCGTTCACGCTGACCGACACCAACCGGGCCGACGTCGCCGCGGTCTGCACCCGGCTCGACGGGATTCCGCTCGCCCTGGAACTGGCGGCGGTGCGCCTGCGCGGCTTCCCTCTCGACCGCCTGCTGCGGGGCCTCGACTCCCGCTTCGACCTGCTCGTCTCCCCCGCCAGGCCCCGGCTCGCCCGCCATCAGACGCTGCGTACGGCGATCGGCTGGAGCCATGAGCTGTGCACCCCGCTGGAGCGGTTGCTGTGGGCCCGTCTGTCCGTGTTCGCGGGCGGCTGGGACGTGGAGGCCGCCGAATTCGTGTGCCACGGGGGCCCGTTGGACGCGGAGGAGATCCTCACGCTGCTCGCCTCACTCACCGAGAAGTCGATCGTCACACGCGAGAACGACAGCGTCGCCGGGCGCTACCGCATGCTCGACACCATCCGTACCTTCGGCGCCGACTGGCTGGCGGGCCTCGGCGAGCAGGACGCCGTACGCGCCCGTCACCTCGACTACTTCCGCTGGATCGCCCGTCAGGGGGAGGCCGAGTGGCTGGGCCCCGGCCAGCGCATGTGGGCCGAACGGCTGAGTGTGGAGCACGCCAACCTGCGCATCGCACTGGAAGAGAGCCTGGCGGCGCCGGAGCCCGAGCCGGCGCTCGAACTCACCGGTACGCTCTGGTACTTCTGGTTCGCGTGCGGCTTCGCCGACGAGGGGCGCGGCTATCTGGAGCGGGCGCTGCGCCGGGCACCCGAGAGCGCTCCCGGGCACGCCCTGGCGACCTGGACGCACCGGCTGGTCACCGTCGTGCCGGACGACGTGGACGCGGCCGAGTCCGTGAGCGCGGCGTACGTGTGGTTGGCGCAGGAGCGCCGACTTCCCGTCGCCGCGCTGCCGTTGACGGGAGCGAGCCTCGCGGTGCGCGGCGAGTCGGCACGGTCCGCCCTGCTGTACGGCAGCCGCACCCAGGGGCCCGGTGGCGGGGGCGGTGCGGAGTTCTTCCAGTTGCTGACGCTTGCCGTGCAGGCGTATCTCCTGGCCGGGCAGGGCGCGTTCGAGCGGTGCGCGGTGGTCGCGGAGCGGCTGCGTGTCAACTGTGCGAAGCGTGGCGAGCTGTGGATGCGGGCCTGGGGCGACTTCTTCGTCGCCCTCGCCGGGATCGGGCTCGGGCGGCCGGAGGAGGCGCTGCGTTCCGCGCGCGAGGCGCTGGCGGCGAAGTGGCGCGTCCATGACCGTCTCGGTGCGGCGGCCGTCGCCGACCTCCTGATCGCGGCGGAGGCCGCCGCCGGCGAGCCCGAGCGCGCCGCCCGCCTCCTGGGCGTGGGCACCCGCCTCTGGTACACGGCCGGACTCCCCCAGCTCGGCGACATCGAGACGACCGTCTTCCGCCGGGAGTACGCCCGCCATCTCCGGGCGGCCCTCGGCGACACCGGATTCGCCGAGGCGGTGCGCGAGGGCCGGGGGCTGGGTCCGGAGGAGGCGATACGGCTCGCGCTGGACGGCGTACTGGACGAAGCGGATCTCTGA
- the kdpB gene encoding potassium-transporting ATPase subunit KdpB has translation MSTVTPTRAPHSDVPTGRGTTGEGRVGAGLFDPKQLVKSLPDAFRKLDPRVMVKSPVMFVVLVGSVLTTLFSFKDPGDWFGWTISAWLWLTVVFANLAEAVAEGRGKAQADTLRKAKTDTVARRLSKDGRAEEPVPGTELRVGDLVVCEAGDIIPGDGDVVEGVASVDESAITGESAPVIRESGGDRSAVTGGTKVLSDRVVVKITTKPGETFIDRMINLVEGAARQKTPNEIALNILLASLTIVFLLAVATLPPFADYAGTHLTMVVLVALLVCLIPTTIGALLSAIGIAGMDRLVQRNVLAMSGRAVEAAGDVSTLLLDKTGTITLGNRQAAEFVPVGAATEAELADAAQLSSLADETPEGRSVVVLAKERYGLRERHQGELVNAEWITFTAQTRMSGVDVDGRRIRKGAAGSVVTWVRERGGTVTEDSAAVADRISGAGGTPLLVAVEDAGGARVLGVVHLKDVVKDGMRERFDELRRMGIKTVMITGDNPLTARAIAEEAGVDDFLAEATPEDKMALIKREQAGGKLVAMTGDGTNDAPALAQADVGVAMNTGTSAAKEAGNMVDLDSNPTKLIEIVEIGKQLLITRGALTTFSIANDVAKYFAIIPALFAAVYPGLDKLNVMQLSSPDSAILSAVVFNALIIIALVPLALRGVRYRPVSADKLLRRNLGIYGLGGLVAPFVGIKIIDLLISLVPGL, from the coding sequence ATGTCCACAGTCACTCCGACCCGGGCGCCGCACAGCGATGTACCGACCGGGCGCGGAACCACCGGCGAAGGCCGGGTCGGCGCGGGTCTCTTCGACCCGAAGCAGCTGGTCAAGTCGCTGCCGGACGCCTTCCGCAAGCTCGACCCGCGGGTGATGGTCAAGTCGCCCGTGATGTTCGTGGTGCTGGTCGGCTCGGTCCTGACGACGCTCTTCTCGTTCAAGGACCCGGGTGACTGGTTCGGCTGGACGATCAGCGCCTGGCTCTGGCTGACCGTCGTCTTCGCCAACCTGGCGGAGGCGGTCGCGGAGGGCCGCGGCAAGGCGCAGGCGGACACCCTGCGCAAGGCCAAGACCGACACCGTCGCGCGCCGGCTGTCCAAGGACGGCCGAGCCGAGGAACCCGTCCCCGGCACCGAGCTGCGCGTCGGCGACCTGGTCGTCTGCGAGGCAGGCGACATCATCCCCGGCGACGGTGACGTCGTCGAGGGCGTGGCGTCCGTGGACGAGTCGGCCATCACGGGGGAGTCGGCCCCGGTCATCCGCGAGTCCGGCGGCGACCGCTCGGCCGTCACCGGCGGCACGAAGGTGCTGTCCGACCGCGTCGTCGTCAAGATCACCACAAAACCCGGTGAGACCTTCATCGACCGCATGATCAACCTGGTCGAGGGCGCCGCCCGCCAGAAGACGCCCAACGAGATCGCGCTCAACATCCTGCTGGCCTCGCTGACGATCGTCTTCCTCCTCGCGGTGGCCACGCTGCCGCCGTTCGCGGACTACGCGGGCACGCACCTCACGATGGTCGTGCTGGTGGCCCTGCTCGTCTGCCTGATACCGACCACGATCGGCGCGCTGCTCTCCGCGATCGGCATCGCGGGCATGGACCGGCTCGTCCAGCGCAACGTCCTGGCCATGTCCGGCAGGGCGGTCGAGGCAGCCGGAGACGTGTCCACGCTGCTGCTCGACAAGACCGGCACCATCACACTCGGCAACCGGCAGGCCGCCGAGTTCGTGCCCGTCGGCGCGGCCACCGAGGCCGAACTGGCCGACGCCGCCCAGCTCTCCTCGCTGGCCGACGAGACGCCCGAGGGCCGTTCGGTCGTGGTCCTGGCGAAGGAGCGGTACGGGCTGCGCGAGCGTCACCAGGGCGAGCTGGTGAACGCCGAGTGGATCACCTTCACCGCCCAGACCCGGATGTCGGGAGTGGACGTCGACGGGCGCAGGATCCGCAAGGGGGCGGCCGGTTCGGTCGTCACCTGGGTGCGGGAGCGGGGCGGCACGGTCACCGAGGACTCGGCCGCCGTGGCCGACCGGATCTCCGGGGCGGGCGGCACCCCGCTGCTCGTCGCCGTCGAGGACGCCGGGGGTGCCCGGGTGCTGGGTGTCGTCCACCTCAAGGACGTCGTCAAGGACGGGATGCGCGAGCGGTTCGACGAACTGCGCCGCATGGGCATCAAGACCGTCATGATCACCGGCGACAACCCGCTGACGGCCAGGGCGATCGCCGAGGAGGCGGGCGTCGACGACTTCCTCGCGGAGGCCACCCCCGAGGACAAGATGGCGCTCATCAAGCGTGAGCAGGCCGGCGGCAAGCTCGTCGCGATGACGGGCGACGGCACGAACGACGCGCCGGCGCTGGCCCAGGCGGACGTGGGGGTCGCCATGAACACGGGCACCTCGGCCGCCAAGGAGGCCGGGAACATGGTCGACCTCGACTCCAACCCGACCAAGCTCATCGAGATCGTCGAGATCGGCAAGCAACTCCTCATCACCCGGGGCGCGTTGACGACGTTCTCCATCGCCAACGACGTCGCCAAGTACTTCGCGATCATCCCCGCGCTGTTCGCGGCGGTCTATCCGGGCCTGGACAAACTCAACGTCATGCAGCTGTCCTCACCCGACTCGGCGATCCTCTCCGCGGTCGTCTTCAACGCGCTGATCATCATCGCCCTGGTGCCGCTCGCCCTGCGCGGAGTGCGGTACCGGCCGGTGAGCGCGGACAAGCTGCTGCGCCGCAACCTCGGGATCTACGGCCTCGGCGGGCTGGTCGCGCCCTTCGTCGGCATCAAGATCATCGATCTGCTCATCTCCCTCGTCCCCGGGCTGTAA
- a CDS encoding VOC family protein, with protein sequence MASRLNPYISFDGDARPAMEFYKEVFGGTLALNTFGESGSPGIPEADNVMHAMLETPSGFTLMGADTPPGMEYSKGGNFSVSLSGDDEAELRGYWEKLSAGGTVAVPLEKQMWGDVFGMCTDRFGIPWMVNIGQAQE encoded by the coding sequence ATGGCTTCACGCCTCAACCCCTACATCAGCTTCGACGGCGACGCCCGACCGGCGATGGAGTTCTACAAGGAGGTCTTCGGCGGCACGCTGGCGCTCAACACCTTCGGGGAATCCGGTTCGCCGGGCATCCCGGAAGCCGACAACGTCATGCACGCCATGCTGGAGACCCCGAGCGGCTTCACCCTCATGGGCGCCGACACCCCACCGGGCATGGAGTACTCCAAGGGCGGCAACTTCTCGGTGAGCCTGAGCGGTGACGACGAGGCCGAGCTGCGCGGCTACTGGGAGAAGCTGTCCGCCGGCGGCACCGTGGCCGTCCCGCTGGAGAAGCAGATGTGGGGCGACGTCTTCGGCATGTGTACGGACCGGTTCGGCATCCCCTGGATGGTCAACATCGGCCAGGCGCAGGAGTAG
- a CDS encoding MEDS domain-containing protein, protein MEVVPALKAVGEMRAGDHLLLGYDADEERETVVAAFLLDGLASGHRGLVLGPADLPAELALTFLESRGCAVDDELAAGRLTVDPHLGTAEGLWDLDEVIRRETRRAVGDGYLGLRVSMEIMRGQAGRGLKTLHDSELLLEPVFASLPVLGICQYDRRVFDDVELAPLDVLHHGRVAADLVWRDELLSITRTFAPPGLALAGEVDDTNVTALARALQAETARVRARGANGTSTRLDLRDLAFIDVGALRLLVFSALSLRTSGGTLVLHGVAPHIQRLMRVTGWDRIPGLRLDKGDVREEAIP, encoded by the coding sequence ATGGAAGTTGTGCCCGCGCTCAAAGCGGTCGGAGAGATGCGTGCCGGAGACCATCTGCTGCTCGGTTACGACGCGGACGAGGAGCGCGAGACGGTGGTCGCCGCCTTCCTTCTCGACGGGCTGGCCAGTGGGCACCGGGGGCTGGTGCTGGGCCCGGCCGATCTGCCCGCCGAACTCGCCCTCACCTTCCTGGAGTCCCGCGGCTGCGCGGTCGACGACGAACTCGCCGCCGGCCGGCTGACGGTGGACCCGCACCTCGGGACAGCCGAAGGGCTGTGGGACCTCGACGAGGTGATCCGCCGCGAGACGCGCCGCGCGGTCGGCGACGGCTATCTCGGCCTGCGCGTCAGCATGGAGATCATGCGCGGCCAGGCGGGCAGGGGGCTCAAGACGCTGCACGACAGCGAACTCCTCCTGGAACCCGTCTTCGCGTCCCTGCCGGTCCTCGGCATCTGCCAGTACGACCGCAGGGTCTTCGACGACGTCGAACTGGCCCCGCTGGACGTGCTGCACCACGGGCGGGTCGCCGCCGACCTCGTGTGGCGCGACGAACTGCTCTCCATCACCCGCACCTTCGCCCCGCCGGGCCTGGCACTCGCCGGCGAGGTGGACGACACGAACGTGACCGCCCTGGCCCGTGCGCTGCAGGCCGAGACGGCCCGCGTCCGGGCCAGGGGGGCCAACGGCACGAGCACCCGGCTCGACCTGAGAGATCTGGCGTTCATCGACGTCGGCGCGCTGCGCCTGCTGGTCTTCTCGGCGCTGTCCCTGCGCACCTCCGGCGGCACCCTGGTCCTGCACGGCGTCGCCCCGCACATCCAGCGGCTGATGCGCGTCACCGGCTGGGACAGGATCCCCGGTCTGCGGCTCGACAAAGGAGACGTGAGGGAGGAAGCGATTCCATGA
- the corA gene encoding magnesium/cobalt transporter CorA has product MIRNLSRVVRRAYRRTVDLSHPARSPLGSAVENCVVYRKGGRQPGDWAPDEAIRRTREGRDGFVWIGLHEPTEDEFAGLAKLFGLHPLAVEDAIHAHQRPKVERYDDTVFAVFKTVRYVEHEQLTATSEVVDTGELMVFAGRDFVITIRHGHHGSLGPLREALERLPDQLRKGPSAVLHAIADQVVDDYVEVTDAIQNDIEAVETAVFAERTARGDAGQIYQLKRELLELKRAVVPLHRPLQILAHEPPGAVSPEIQPYFRDVADHLARATEQINAFDGLLDSILQAHVAQVTVAQNEDMRKITAWAAIVAVPTMICGIYGMNFDHMPELHWTYGYPLALGVIAGLCLTIYRGFRRNGWL; this is encoded by the coding sequence ATGATCCGCAACCTGAGCAGAGTGGTCCGCCGTGCCTATCGCCGCACCGTGGACCTCAGCCATCCCGCCCGTTCCCCGCTCGGCAGCGCGGTGGAGAACTGCGTGGTCTACCGCAAGGGCGGACGGCAGCCCGGCGACTGGGCGCCGGACGAGGCGATCCGCCGGACCCGCGAGGGCCGCGACGGCTTCGTCTGGATCGGTCTCCACGAGCCCACCGAGGACGAGTTCGCGGGCCTCGCCAAGCTGTTCGGCCTGCATCCACTGGCCGTCGAGGACGCGATCCACGCGCATCAGCGGCCGAAGGTCGAGCGGTACGACGACACGGTGTTCGCCGTCTTCAAGACCGTTCGGTACGTCGAGCACGAGCAGCTCACCGCGACCAGCGAGGTCGTGGACACCGGCGAGCTGATGGTCTTCGCCGGCCGGGACTTCGTGATCACCATCCGGCACGGCCACCACGGGTCCCTCGGGCCGCTCCGCGAAGCCCTGGAGAGGCTGCCGGACCAGCTCCGAAAAGGGCCCTCGGCGGTCCTGCACGCCATCGCGGACCAGGTGGTCGACGACTACGTCGAGGTCACGGACGCCATCCAGAACGACATAGAGGCCGTCGAGACCGCGGTCTTCGCCGAGCGCACCGCCCGCGGCGACGCCGGCCAGATCTACCAGCTCAAGCGGGAGCTCCTCGAACTCAAGCGCGCGGTGGTCCCCCTGCACCGGCCCCTGCAGATCCTCGCCCACGAACCCCCGGGCGCCGTCTCCCCGGAGATCCAGCCGTACTTCCGCGACGTGGCCGACCACCTGGCCCGCGCCACCGAGCAGATCAACGCCTTCGACGGGCTGCTCGACTCGATCCTGCAGGCCCACGTGGCCCAGGTGACGGTCGCCCAGAACGAGGACATGCGCAAGATCACGGCCTGGGCCGCCATCGTGGCCGTCCCCACCATGATCTGCGGCATCTACGGCATGAACTTCGACCACATGCCGGAACTGCACTGGACGTACGGCTATCCCCTCGCCCTCGGTGTCATCGCCGGCCTCTGCCTCACCATCTACCGGGGGTTCCGGCGCAACGGCTGGCTCTGA
- a CDS encoding alpha/beta fold hydrolase codes for MGTFTTSDGTEIFYKDWGTGRPVVFSHGWPLNADAWDKQARLVADNGFRAIAHDRRGHGRSAQPWQGNHMDRYADDLAELIEGLNLTNVILVGHSTGGGEVARYIGRHGTGRVAKAVLLGAVPPLMLKTQDNPEGTPREVFDGIRAGVEADRSQFYWDLSEAFYGFNRPGATVSEGLRRSFWLWSMQVGLKAAYDCVEQFSEQDFTEDLRRFDVPTLVAHGEDDQIVPIAAAGHRTAQIVKDATLKVYPGAPHGLVGEFEKSFDADLLDFIKS; via the coding sequence ATGGGCACGTTCACCACCAGCGACGGCACCGAGATCTTCTACAAGGACTGGGGCACCGGCCGGCCGGTCGTCTTCAGCCACGGCTGGCCGCTCAACGCGGACGCCTGGGACAAGCAGGCCCGCCTGGTCGCCGACAACGGCTTCCGGGCCATCGCCCACGACCGCCGTGGCCACGGCCGCTCCGCCCAGCCGTGGCAGGGCAACCACATGGACCGGTACGCGGACGACCTGGCCGAACTCATCGAGGGTCTCAACCTCACCAACGTGATCCTGGTCGGGCACTCGACCGGCGGCGGCGAGGTGGCCCGCTACATCGGCCGCCACGGCACCGGGCGGGTCGCCAAGGCCGTCCTGCTGGGCGCCGTACCACCGCTGATGCTGAAGACGCAGGACAATCCCGAGGGCACCCCGCGTGAGGTGTTCGACGGCATCCGTGCCGGTGTCGAGGCGGACCGCTCGCAGTTCTACTGGGATCTCAGCGAGGCGTTCTACGGCTTCAACCGGCCCGGCGCCACCGTGTCGGAGGGCCTGCGCCGGTCCTTCTGGCTGTGGAGCATGCAGGTCGGCCTGAAGGCCGCGTACGACTGCGTCGAGCAGTTCTCCGAGCAGGACTTCACCGAGGACCTGCGCCGCTTCGACGTACCGACGCTGGTCGCGCACGGCGAGGACGACCAGATCGTGCCCATCGCGGCCGCCGGCCACAGGACGGCCCAGATCGTCAAGGACGCCACGCTCAAGGTGTACCCGGGCGCCCCGCACGGCCTGGTGGGCGAGTTCGAGAAGTCCTTCGACGCCGACCTGCTGGACTTCATCAAGAGCTGA